The Longimicrobiaceae bacterium genomic sequence ACACCTGAGCGGCGCGCCGGACGTCTCGCGACGTAAACCTCATCTGCCGTGTGCGCTGTCGGGGAGGCGCTCGACGCGATCGTGCCGCTCCACGGGCCGCAGCTCCCCGCGCACCCAGCTACGCAGAACGTCGCTCATGCGGGTCTGGTAGCCCGGCCCAGCCGCCCTGAAGGCATCCAGCACCTCCTGGTCCACTCGCATGGAGACGTAGACCTGGTTGTGTCCTCCAGGCAGAACCAGCTCCGCCTCCTCGAACGCTTCGCGCGTCCAGAGGGGGTTGTCCGTGTCCGACTCCGCGATCGCCTGCTTCTCCTCGTCCGGCATGGAGCGGACACGAGCCCAGTCGGTGCGCCCCTCCGGCAGCTCATCTCGCTTGTAACTCGGCATGGTAGTTCTCCCGTTCCTTTGC encodes the following:
- a CDS encoding BrnA antitoxin family protein → MPSYKRDELPEGRTDWARVRSMPDEEKQAIAESDTDNPLWTREAFEEAELVLPGGHNQVYVSMRVDQEVLDAFRAAGPGYQTRMSDVLRSWVRGELRPVERHDRVERLPDSAHGR